Proteins from one Azospirillum brasilense genomic window:
- the fdhF gene encoding formate dehydrogenase subunit alpha, which translates to MSIQDIDYGTPARESATMVTLDIDGRTVTVPEGTSVMRAAMEAGITVPKLCATDMLDAYGSCRLCMVEIEGRRGTPASCTTPVAPGMKVHTQNERLGRLRRGVMELYISDHPLDCLTCPTNGNCELQDMAGAVGLRSVRYGYEGENHRAAVKDESNPYFTFDPSKCIVCSRCVRACGEVQGTFALTIDGRGFDSKVSPGALEQFMDSECVSCGACVQACPTATLTEKSLIELGQPEHSVITTCAYCGVGCSFKAEMKGTTVVRMVPHKDGGANEGHSCVKGRFAWGYATHADRQTQPMIRESIDDPWRTVSWEEAITYAATRLRAVQQKYGRGSIGGITSSRCTNEEVYVVQKMIRAAFGNNNVDTCARVCHSPTGYGLKQTFGTSAGTQDFKSVDKSDVILVIGANPTDGHPVFGSRMKKRLRQGAKLIVIDPRRIDLVRSPHVSATHHLQLRPGTNVAAMNALAHVIVTEELVDRNFVADRCDPMEFARWEAFVRDPRHSPENTEQYTGIPAAEMRAAARLYATGGNAAIYYGLGVTEHSQGSTAVMGMANLAMATGNIGRDGVGVNPLRGQNNVQGSCDMGSFPHELTGYRHVSDDVVRQQFEEVWNAALDPEPGLRIPNMFDSAVDGTFMGLFVQGEDIAQSDPNTQHVFAALRAMEIVVVQDLFLNETAAFAHVFLPGTSFLEKDGTFTNAERRINRVRPVMPSKTGKQEWEVVCDLATAMGYPMFYRSGAQIMDEIARLTPTFSGVSFEKLDRVGSVQWPCTDEDSVGTPIMHADGFVREGKASQGRFMITEYVPTEERASRFYPLILTTGRILSHYNVGAQTRRTANVAWHPEDILEVHAHDAEERGIRDGDLVSIASRIGATTLRARISDRMPQGVVYTTFHHPVTGANVVTTENSDWATNCPEYKVTAVQVTLSNHPSDWQIRRGDLVEVAAE; encoded by the coding sequence ATGTCCATCCAAGACATCGATTACGGCACCCCGGCCCGCGAGTCCGCCACCATGGTGACGCTGGACATCGACGGCCGCACGGTGACCGTGCCGGAAGGCACCTCGGTGATGCGCGCGGCGATGGAAGCCGGCATCACCGTGCCGAAGCTGTGCGCCACCGACATGCTGGACGCCTATGGCTCCTGCCGCCTGTGCATGGTGGAGATCGAGGGGCGGCGCGGCACCCCGGCCTCCTGCACCACGCCGGTCGCCCCGGGCATGAAGGTGCACACCCAGAACGAGCGTCTGGGCCGCCTGCGCCGCGGCGTGATGGAGCTGTACATCTCCGACCACCCGCTGGACTGCCTGACCTGCCCGACCAACGGCAATTGCGAGCTTCAGGACATGGCCGGCGCGGTCGGTCTGCGCAGCGTCCGCTACGGCTACGAGGGTGAGAACCACCGCGCCGCCGTGAAGGACGAGAGCAACCCCTACTTCACCTTCGACCCGTCCAAGTGCATCGTCTGCTCGCGCTGCGTGCGGGCCTGCGGCGAGGTCCAGGGCACCTTCGCCCTGACCATCGACGGGCGCGGCTTCGACAGCAAGGTGTCGCCGGGCGCCCTCGAACAGTTCATGGACAGCGAGTGCGTCTCCTGCGGCGCCTGCGTCCAGGCCTGCCCGACCGCGACCCTGACCGAGAAGTCGCTGATCGAACTGGGCCAGCCGGAGCACAGCGTCATCACCACCTGCGCCTATTGCGGGGTGGGGTGCTCCTTCAAGGCGGAGATGAAGGGCACCACCGTGGTCCGCATGGTCCCCCACAAGGACGGCGGCGCCAACGAGGGCCATTCCTGCGTCAAGGGCCGCTTCGCCTGGGGCTACGCCACCCACGCCGACCGCCAGACGCAGCCGATGATCCGCGAGAGCATCGACGACCCGTGGCGCACCGTGTCCTGGGAGGAGGCGATCACCTACGCCGCCACCCGCCTGCGCGCGGTCCAGCAGAAATACGGCCGCGGCTCCATCGGCGGCATCACCTCGTCCCGTTGCACGAACGAGGAGGTGTATGTCGTCCAGAAGATGATCCGCGCCGCCTTTGGCAACAACAACGTCGACACCTGCGCCCGCGTCTGCCACTCCCCGACCGGCTATGGCCTGAAGCAGACCTTCGGCACCTCCGCCGGCACGCAGGACTTCAAGAGCGTCGACAAGTCCGACGTGATCCTGGTCATCGGCGCCAACCCGACGGACGGCCACCCGGTCTTCGGCTCCCGCATGAAGAAGCGGCTGCGCCAGGGCGCCAAGCTGATCGTCATCGACCCGCGCCGCATCGACCTCGTGCGCAGCCCGCACGTCTCGGCCACGCACCACCTCCAGCTCCGCCCCGGCACCAACGTCGCCGCGATGAACGCGCTGGCCCATGTGATCGTGACCGAGGAACTGGTCGACCGCAATTTCGTGGCCGACCGTTGCGACCCGATGGAGTTCGCCCGTTGGGAAGCCTTCGTCCGCGACCCGCGCCACTCCCCGGAGAACACCGAGCAGTACACCGGCATTCCGGCGGCGGAGATGCGCGCGGCGGCCCGGCTCTACGCCACCGGCGGCAACGCGGCGATCTATTACGGCCTGGGCGTGACCGAGCACAGCCAGGGTTCCACCGCCGTGATGGGCATGGCGAACCTTGCCATGGCGACCGGCAACATCGGGCGTGACGGCGTCGGCGTGAACCCGCTGCGCGGCCAGAACAACGTCCAGGGCTCCTGCGACATGGGCTCCTTCCCGCACGAGCTGACCGGCTACCGCCACGTCTCCGACGACGTGGTCCGCCAGCAGTTCGAGGAGGTGTGGAACGCGGCGCTCGACCCCGAGCCGGGCCTGCGCATCCCCAACATGTTCGACTCCGCGGTGGACGGCACCTTCATGGGCCTGTTCGTGCAGGGCGAGGACATCGCCCAGTCCGATCCGAACACCCAGCATGTGTTCGCCGCCCTGCGGGCCATGGAGATCGTCGTGGTGCAGGACCTGTTCCTGAACGAGACCGCGGCCTTCGCCCATGTCTTCCTGCCCGGCACCTCCTTCCTGGAGAAGGACGGCACCTTCACCAACGCCGAGCGCCGCATCAACCGCGTCCGCCCGGTGATGCCGTCCAAGACCGGCAAGCAGGAATGGGAAGTCGTCTGCGATCTGGCCACCGCCATGGGCTATCCCATGTTCTACCGCAGCGGCGCGCAGATCATGGACGAAATCGCCCGCCTGACCCCGACCTTCTCCGGCGTCAGCTTCGAGAAGCTGGACCGGGTGGGCAGCGTGCAATGGCCATGCACCGACGAGGACTCGGTCGGCACGCCGATCATGCACGCCGACGGCTTCGTGCGCGAAGGCAAAGCGTCCCAGGGCCGCTTCATGATCACCGAGTATGTGCCAACGGAGGAGCGCGCCTCGCGCTTCTACCCGCTGATCCTGACGACGGGCCGCATCCTCAGCCACTACAACGTCGGCGCCCAGACCCGCCGCACCGCCAACGTGGCGTGGCACCCGGAGGACATCCTGGAGGTCCACGCCCACGACGCCGAGGAGCGGGGCATCCGCGACGGCGATCTGGTTTCCATCGCCAGCCGCATTGGCGCCACCACGCTGCGGGCGCGCATCTCCGACCGGATGCCGCAGGGGGTGGTCTACACCACCTTCCACCACCCGGTGACGGGGGCCAACGTGGTCACCACCGAGAACTCGGATTGGGCCACCAACTGCCCCGAATACAAGGTGACCGCGGTGCAGGTGACGCTGAGCAACCACCCGTCCGATTGGCAGATCCGCCGCGGCGATCTGGTGGAAGTGGCGGCGGAGTAA
- a CDS encoding formate dehydrogenase beta subunit, with the protein MSEPLHTVYVPRDAAALSVGADETAAAIRAEATRRGIPLRIVRNGSRGMLWLETLVEVETPEGRVAYGPVMAEDVPGLFDAGFLDGADHALAHGLTEKIPYFAKQERLTFARCGIIDPLSVEDYRLHGGFRGLERALAMTPAEIVTEVTESGLRGRGGAGFPTGIKWNTVLNAKADQKYICCNADEGDSGTFADRMIMEGDPFCLIEGMTIAAIAVGATEGYIYIRSEYPHAVATMREAIRLAYDEKWLGDEIHGTGHRFHLDVRVGAGAYICGEETSMLESLEGKRGTVRAKPPLPALEGLFGKPTIVNNVLSLTSVPIILDKGANHYRDFGVGRSRGTLAFQLAGNIKHGGIVEKAFGVTLHELLYEFGGGTITGRPIRAVQAGGPLGAYLPPSLFELPKDYEAFAAVEAMVGHGGIVVFDDSVDMARQARFAMEFCAAESCGKCTPCRIGAVRGVEVMDNIIAGEKVQANITLLNDLCEVMTDGSLCAMGGMTPIPVRSALKHFPEDFTRSPAAVAAE; encoded by the coding sequence ATGAGCGAGCCCCTGCACACGGTGTACGTGCCGCGCGACGCCGCCGCCCTGTCGGTGGGCGCCGACGAGACCGCCGCCGCCATCCGCGCCGAGGCCACCCGGCGCGGCATCCCGCTCCGCATCGTCCGCAACGGCTCCCGCGGCATGCTGTGGCTGGAGACGCTGGTCGAGGTGGAGACGCCCGAGGGCCGCGTCGCCTACGGCCCGGTGATGGCCGAGGACGTTCCCGGCCTGTTCGACGCCGGCTTCCTCGACGGTGCCGACCACGCCCTGGCCCACGGCCTGACCGAGAAAATCCCCTACTTCGCCAAGCAGGAGCGGCTGACCTTCGCCCGCTGCGGCATCATCGACCCGCTGTCGGTCGAGGATTACCGGCTGCATGGCGGCTTCCGCGGGCTGGAGCGGGCGCTCGCCATGACCCCGGCGGAGATCGTGACCGAGGTCACCGAATCCGGTCTGCGCGGCCGCGGCGGCGCCGGCTTCCCGACCGGCATCAAGTGGAACACGGTGCTGAACGCCAAGGCGGACCAGAAGTACATCTGCTGCAACGCCGACGAGGGCGACAGCGGCACCTTCGCCGACCGCATGATCATGGAGGGCGACCCCTTCTGCCTGATCGAGGGAATGACCATCGCCGCCATCGCGGTGGGCGCCACCGAAGGCTACATCTACATCCGCTCCGAATACCCGCACGCCGTGGCGACGATGCGCGAGGCGATCCGGCTGGCCTATGACGAGAAGTGGCTGGGCGACGAGATCCACGGCACCGGCCACCGCTTCCACCTCGACGTCCGCGTCGGGGCTGGCGCCTACATCTGCGGCGAGGAGACCTCCATGCTGGAAAGCCTGGAGGGCAAGCGCGGCACCGTCCGGGCCAAGCCGCCGCTGCCGGCGCTGGAGGGCCTCTTCGGCAAGCCGACGATCGTCAACAACGTGCTGTCGCTGACCTCGGTCCCGATCATCCTCGACAAGGGCGCCAACCATTACCGCGACTTCGGCGTTGGCCGGTCGCGCGGCACGCTGGCCTTCCAGCTCGCCGGCAACATCAAGCACGGCGGCATCGTCGAGAAGGCCTTCGGCGTCACCCTGCACGAGCTGCTCTACGAGTTCGGCGGCGGCACCATCACCGGGCGTCCGATCCGCGCGGTGCAGGCCGGCGGCCCGCTCGGCGCCTACCTGCCGCCCTCGCTGTTCGAGTTGCCGAAGGATTACGAGGCCTTCGCGGCGGTCGAGGCGATGGTCGGCCACGGCGGCATCGTCGTCTTCGACGACAGCGTGGACATGGCCAGGCAGGCCCGTTTCGCCATGGAGTTCTGCGCCGCCGAATCCTGCGGCAAGTGTACTCCCTGCCGCATCGGCGCGGTGCGCGGCGTCGAGGTGATGGACAACATCATCGCCGGCGAGAAGGTGCAGGCGAACATCACGCTGCTGAACGACCTGTGCGAGGTCATGACCGACGGCTCGCTCTGCGCCATGGGCGGCATGACGCCGATCCCGGTGCGCAGCGCCCTGAAGCACTTCCCCGAGGATTTCACCCGCAGCCCCGCGGCTGTCGCGGCCGAGTGA
- a CDS encoding formate dehydrogenase subunit gamma: MNARSPWSAERATAVIAANRHLRGALLPMLHALQEEFGCIDEEAIPLLARELNLSRADVHGVVSFYHEFRRSRPGRHTIKVCRAEACQSMNADGLIEHIRRRLKVDFHETTADDAFSLEPVFCLGNCALAPAVMVNETLHGRVSPARFDAITASTLATEAAR, encoded by the coding sequence ATGAACGCCCGATCTCCATGGAGCGCGGAACGCGCCACGGCGGTGATCGCCGCCAACCGTCACCTGCGCGGGGCGCTGCTGCCGATGCTGCACGCTCTTCAGGAAGAGTTCGGCTGCATCGACGAGGAGGCCATCCCGCTGCTGGCGCGTGAGCTGAACCTGTCGCGCGCCGACGTGCACGGGGTGGTGTCCTTCTACCACGAATTCCGCCGCAGCCGCCCGGGCCGCCACACCATCAAGGTCTGCCGGGCTGAGGCCTGCCAGTCGATGAACGCCGACGGACTGATCGAGCACATCCGCCGCCGCCTGAAGGTGGACTTCCACGAGACCACCGCCGACGACGCCTTCTCGCTGGAGCCGGTCTTCTGCCTGGGCAACTGCGCCCTGGCCCCCGCCGTGATGGTGAACGAGACGCTGCACGGCCGGGTCAGCCCGGCCCGCTTCGACGCCATCACCGCCTCCACCCTGGCCACGGAGGCCGCACGATGA
- a CDS encoding LysR family transcriptional regulator, translating to MFRKFVYLLALAREQHFGRAAEACHVSQPTLSNAIRQLEDELRVPIVERGQKFSGFTPEGLKVLEYARRIVAERDGLYQELTALGQGLSGHLRIGAIPTALPAVPHVLARFAERYPQIRSSVRSLSSRDIQRDLDGFELDAAITYLDNEPLSNVRTVPLFSERYFLLAQRRQVGEGTTSIRWADAAKLPLCLLTPDMQNRRIADTAFRMADRTVVPLMETNSIVTIYTIVRSGLAASVVPSQLLTLVALHPDLVALPLTEPDLTYAVGLVYADREPPAPLAKALAAVAAEPGLAERVRALTDEALAPWDLSKGL from the coding sequence GTGTTCCGCAAATTCGTCTATCTGCTGGCCCTGGCGCGCGAGCAGCATTTCGGCCGGGCGGCGGAGGCCTGCCACGTTTCCCAGCCGACGCTGTCCAACGCCATCCGCCAGCTTGAGGACGAACTGCGCGTGCCCATCGTCGAACGTGGGCAGAAATTCTCCGGCTTCACGCCGGAGGGGCTGAAGGTGCTGGAATACGCCCGCCGCATCGTCGCGGAGCGGGACGGGCTCTATCAGGAGCTGACGGCGCTGGGCCAGGGCCTGTCCGGCCATCTGCGGATCGGCGCCATCCCGACCGCCCTGCCCGCCGTCCCCCACGTGCTGGCCCGCTTTGCCGAGCGCTACCCGCAGATCCGCTCCAGCGTGCGCTCGCTCAGCTCGCGGGACATCCAGCGCGACCTCGACGGGTTCGAGCTGGACGCCGCCATCACCTATCTCGACAACGAGCCGCTGAGCAACGTCCGCACCGTCCCGCTGTTCTCGGAGCGCTACTTCCTGCTGGCCCAGCGCCGCCAAGTCGGCGAAGGCACCACCAGCATCCGCTGGGCTGACGCAGCGAAGCTGCCGCTGTGCCTGCTCACCCCCGACATGCAGAACCGGCGCATCGCCGACACCGCCTTCCGCATGGCCGACCGGACGGTGGTTCCGCTGATGGAGACGAACTCCATCGTCACCATCTACACCATCGTGCGCAGCGGTCTGGCGGCCAGCGTGGTGCCCAGCCAGCTCCTGACCCTGGTCGCGCTCCACCCCGATCTGGTGGCCCTGCCGCTGACCGAACCGGACCTCACCTACGCCGTCGGACTCGTCTACGCCGACCGCGAACCGCCGGCCCCGCTCGCCAAGGCGCTGGCCGCCGTCGCCGCCGAACCGGGCCTCGCCGAGCGCGTGCGCGCTTTGACCGATGAGGCCCTTGCCCCATGGGATTTGTCAAAAGGGCTATGA
- a CDS encoding multidrug effflux MFS transporter: MSHPASAGRSVDIRFGEFVALMALLMALTALSIDIMLVALPDIASTFGVVRENDRQLVITAYMLGFAVGQPFHGPLSDRFGRKPVLAAGLVIFAIGSLGAVFAPSFTALLAARALQGFGAAAPRVVAIAIVRDRFVGRDMARVMSFVMMIFIIVPIIAPALGEGILRLGTWPWVFGALFLAAVAAFAWSMLRLAETRALEDRLPLSPAALGHAFHKVMTTRATVGYTAAMGLLFGGLLSYVGSAQQIFVDVYGLGAMFPVAFGAIAGVMALASLVNARLVGRVGMHRVSHVALLGYTLTGVAMALLGFPEHPPLLGLGLFMAAIFFCFGLIAPNFNAMAMEPLGHVAGMGSSFVGFFSTGMAAVVGWIVGQSFDGTVRPLTIGFTVLGILALLTVLLTERGALMRSTHDAAAPQPGD, encoded by the coding sequence ATGTCCCACCCCGCTTCCGCCGGCCGGAGCGTTGACATCCGCTTCGGCGAGTTCGTCGCGCTCATGGCCCTTTTGATGGCGCTGACAGCGCTGTCCATCGACATCATGCTGGTCGCCCTGCCGGACATCGCCAGCACCTTCGGGGTGGTTCGCGAAAACGACCGGCAACTCGTCATCACCGCCTATATGCTGGGCTTCGCCGTCGGGCAGCCTTTCCATGGGCCGCTGTCCGACCGCTTCGGGCGCAAGCCGGTCTTGGCCGCCGGTTTGGTGATCTTCGCCATCGGGTCGCTGGGCGCGGTCTTCGCCCCGAGCTTCACCGCGTTGCTGGCCGCCCGCGCGCTTCAGGGGTTCGGTGCCGCCGCCCCGCGAGTCGTCGCCATCGCCATCGTGCGCGACCGCTTCGTCGGGCGCGACATGGCGCGGGTGATGTCCTTCGTGATGATGATCTTCATCATCGTGCCGATCATCGCCCCGGCCCTGGGTGAGGGAATCCTGCGCCTCGGCACTTGGCCATGGGTGTTCGGCGCGCTGTTCCTGGCGGCCGTGGCCGCCTTCGCCTGGTCGATGCTGCGGCTGGCGGAAACCCGCGCGCTGGAGGACCGGCTGCCGCTGTCCCCGGCAGCGCTCGGCCATGCCTTCCACAAGGTGATGACGACGCGCGCGACGGTCGGCTACACCGCCGCCATGGGCCTGCTGTTCGGCGGGCTGCTGAGCTACGTCGGCAGCGCCCAGCAGATCTTCGTGGACGTCTATGGGCTGGGGGCGATGTTCCCGGTGGCCTTCGGCGCCATCGCCGGCGTGATGGCCCTGGCTTCGCTGGTCAACGCGCGGCTGGTCGGGCGGGTCGGCATGCACCGGGTGTCCCATGTCGCCCTGCTCGGCTACACGCTGACCGGCGTCGCCATGGCGCTGCTGGGCTTTCCGGAGCATCCGCCGCTGCTCGGCCTCGGACTGTTCATGGCGGCGATCTTCTTCTGCTTCGGCCTGATCGCTCCGAACTTCAACGCGATGGCGATGGAGCCGCTAGGCCATGTGGCGGGCATGGGGTCGTCCTTCGTCGGCTTCTTCAGCACCGGCATGGCGGCGGTGGTCGGCTGGATCGTCGGCCAGTCCTTCGACGGCACCGTGCGTCCGCTGACCATCGGCTTCACCGTTCTGGGCATTCTGGCGCTGCTGACCGTCCTGCTGACCGAGCGCGGAGCCCTGATGCGCTCCACCCACGACGCCGCCGCGCCGCAGCCGGGAGACTGA
- a CDS encoding PAS domain-containing protein: MRLRLPFVPLLALLPLVAFAVASIMLVDRQQERSVEELIRHATDAAVRTVDGRVLMTRSALEIMSTARSLDIDDRVVWRDRGERALRQRSDWFALEVRDRQGVVNLLHRPQEPEAGGIDPVARSVQADRVFRSGEVWISGVISDSAGKVEPVFAVSVPVWGAGEVRLVLTAYVRAWSLHQVLVDQVAMPNWIVALLDRDGRFIARTRSETAFDSAVGKPAHESLALALKTGDEFFLSRTQQGQEVLSAKAGSVAAPGWLLALGTPAEPIQAAARRTIYTIAGGGLGALAVAALVAWALARSHDRREAAERRARVAEAAAEADRRSHAILESTTDGVYEVDRSWRIVYMNGRARGLMGGSSDLTGQRLWEAFPDAMGTVLWDRLHIAMKGRHPDEFEAYFAPLGVWLFLRVFPSSAGLAIYFQDISKRLLAERALERAVEQANQILESIGDAFYAIDRDWRITYVNRRAEEMFARPRDDIVGRSLLDLFPDVAGNTVIRAFEAAMADQQPREFEALSGIFQRWTMFNVYPQAGGGLSIYFRDVSAHRAAEAALRASEHRYRTLLEALPQMVWTCRADGGCDFLSQQWLSYTGQRLEEARDFGWSEAVHPDDRNRLLTIWMQAVEARTIFDTEARIRSAAGIYRWFKQRALPITDPETGEERWFGASTDITDIFEARNAMQAAKEEAEEVGLRFRTLADSIPQLAWMARPDGRIFWYNQRWCDYTGVEGVDAASGPLWDGILPGDHAERVTASLQRSFRTGEPWEDTFPMAGRDGSFRWFLSRALPVRDSDGAVVLWFGTNTDVTDRLEVEEALRRTKEEAEQAALSKSKFLASASHDLRQPMQSLFLFSGALHGHVQGEKGMRALRHLESGLDALKGLLDSLLDVSRLDAGVVKPTLEDFPVALLLDHIAAGYAPVARGKGLDWTMEGCPLNIRSDRVLLGRMIRNLVENAIRYTERGSIAITCTAMGGRMRIIVADTGIGISEEHLPRIFDEFHQVGNPERDRSQGLGLGLAIVQRIGLLLDHPVTVRSTPGAGSVFTIEVPLGESLKPVEPMAATLPASANGDERLAMVIDDDAIVLLGLQAILREWGYDVLIAGSGEQAMDKLRSVSRKPDIIIADYRLREGKVGTDAILDVRQLFDADIPAIIVTGETGPECQRDAVRHGFGLMHKPVTPHQLAGAMERCLQPAD, from the coding sequence ATGCGCCTTCGTCTCCCCTTTGTGCCTCTGCTGGCGCTTCTTCCGCTCGTCGCCTTCGCGGTGGCCTCGATCATGTTGGTCGACCGTCAACAGGAGCGATCGGTGGAGGAACTGATCCGTCACGCCACCGACGCGGCGGTGCGGACGGTGGACGGGCGCGTCCTCATGACGCGCAGCGCGCTTGAAATCATGTCCACGGCCCGCTCGCTGGACATCGACGACCGCGTCGTCTGGAGGGATCGGGGGGAACGTGCGCTGCGGCAGCGTTCGGATTGGTTTGCCCTGGAAGTGCGCGACCGGCAGGGTGTCGTCAACCTGCTCCACCGGCCGCAGGAACCGGAAGCCGGCGGCATCGACCCCGTCGCCCGTTCCGTCCAGGCGGACCGGGTGTTCCGGTCAGGAGAAGTCTGGATCAGCGGCGTCATCAGCGACTCGGCCGGCAAGGTGGAACCGGTCTTTGCGGTCAGTGTGCCGGTTTGGGGCGCGGGAGAAGTGCGGCTGGTCCTGACCGCCTATGTGCGGGCCTGGTCCCTGCATCAGGTCCTGGTCGATCAGGTGGCGATGCCGAATTGGATTGTCGCGCTTCTTGACCGCGATGGGCGTTTCATCGCCCGGACGAGGTCCGAAACGGCCTTCGACTCCGCGGTTGGAAAGCCGGCGCACGAGTCTCTTGCCCTGGCCCTGAAGACCGGCGACGAGTTTTTCCTATCCCGTACGCAGCAGGGGCAGGAGGTGCTGTCGGCGAAGGCCGGCTCCGTCGCTGCGCCCGGCTGGCTCCTGGCCCTCGGCACCCCGGCAGAGCCGATCCAGGCGGCGGCGCGGCGCACGATCTACACGATCGCCGGCGGCGGGCTGGGCGCGCTGGCGGTGGCGGCACTGGTCGCTTGGGCTCTTGCCCGCTCCCACGACCGGCGCGAGGCGGCGGAGCGGCGTGCACGGGTGGCGGAGGCTGCGGCGGAGGCCGACCGGCGGTCGCACGCCATTCTGGAAAGCACGACGGACGGCGTCTACGAGGTCGACCGGTCCTGGCGAATCGTCTACATGAACGGGCGCGCGCGCGGCCTGATGGGCGGCAGCAGCGACCTGACCGGACAGCGTCTGTGGGAGGCCTTTCCCGACGCCATGGGGACGGTGTTGTGGGACCGCCTGCACATCGCCATGAAGGGCCGCCATCCCGACGAATTCGAAGCCTATTTCGCGCCGCTCGGTGTCTGGCTCTTCCTGCGGGTGTTTCCATCGTCCGCCGGGCTGGCCATTTATTTCCAGGATATCAGCAAGCGTCTTCTCGCCGAACGGGCGCTGGAACGCGCGGTGGAGCAGGCGAACCAGATCCTGGAGAGCATCGGGGACGCTTTCTATGCCATCGACCGCGACTGGCGGATCACTTATGTGAACAGGCGCGCCGAGGAGATGTTCGCGCGCCCGCGCGACGACATCGTCGGCCGCAGCCTGCTGGACCTTTTTCCCGACGTCGCGGGCAACACAGTCATCCGCGCCTTCGAGGCCGCCATGGCCGACCAGCAGCCGCGCGAGTTCGAGGCGCTGTCCGGCATCTTCCAGCGCTGGACCATGTTCAACGTCTATCCACAGGCGGGCGGCGGCCTGTCCATCTACTTCCGCGATGTGTCCGCCCACCGCGCGGCGGAGGCCGCCCTGCGGGCCAGTGAGCACCGCTACCGCACGCTTCTGGAAGCGTTGCCACAGATGGTCTGGACCTGCCGGGCGGATGGCGGTTGCGACTTCCTCAGCCAGCAATGGCTGTCCTACACCGGCCAGCGGTTGGAGGAGGCGCGGGATTTCGGCTGGTCCGAGGCCGTTCATCCCGACGATCGAAACCGCCTTCTCACGATTTGGATGCAGGCGGTCGAAGCGCGGACGATCTTCGACACCGAGGCGCGTATCCGCAGCGCTGCCGGCATCTACCGCTGGTTCAAGCAGCGTGCTCTGCCAATCACCGACCCGGAGACCGGCGAAGAGCGCTGGTTCGGCGCCTCCACCGACATCACCGACATCTTCGAGGCGCGCAACGCCATGCAGGCGGCGAAGGAGGAGGCGGAGGAGGTCGGGTTGCGCTTCCGCACACTGGCGGACTCCATCCCGCAGCTCGCCTGGATGGCCCGTCCGGACGGCCGTATCTTCTGGTACAACCAACGTTGGTGCGACTACACGGGTGTCGAGGGCGTGGACGCCGCTTCCGGTCCGCTGTGGGACGGGATCCTTCCCGGCGACCACGCCGAGCGCGTCACGGCCAGCCTTCAGCGATCGTTCCGGACCGGAGAGCCGTGGGAGGATACCTTCCCCATGGCGGGGCGGGACGGTTCCTTCCGCTGGTTCCTGTCACGGGCGTTGCCCGTTCGCGATTCCGACGGCGCCGTCGTGCTGTGGTTCGGCACGAACACCGACGTGACCGACCGTCTCGAGGTCGAGGAGGCACTGCGCCGCACCAAGGAGGAGGCGGAGCAGGCGGCCTTGTCCAAATCCAAGTTCCTTGCCTCGGCCAGCCACGACCTGCGCCAGCCGATGCAGTCGCTGTTCCTGTTTTCCGGCGCGCTGCACGGCCATGTCCAGGGCGAGAAGGGGATGAGGGCGCTTCGCCATCTGGAAAGCGGGCTGGACGCGCTGAAGGGACTGTTGGACAGCCTGCTCGACGTGTCGCGCCTGGACGCCGGAGTGGTCAAGCCGACGCTGGAGGATTTTCCGGTGGCGTTGCTGCTCGACCATATCGCGGCGGGCTATGCCCCCGTGGCCCGCGGCAAGGGGCTCGACTGGACGATGGAGGGGTGCCCGCTGAACATCCGTTCCGACCGGGTGCTGCTGGGCCGGATGATCCGCAATCTTGTGGAGAACGCCATCCGCTACACGGAACGGGGCAGCATCGCCATCACCTGCACGGCTATGGGCGGGCGGATGCGGATAATTGTTGCCGACACCGGAATCGGCATCTCCGAAGAGCATCTGCCCCGAATCTTCGATGAGTTTCATCAGGTCGGCAACCCGGAGCGCGACCGCAGCCAGGGGCTTGGGCTGGGCCTCGCCATCGTTCAGCGCATCGGGCTGCTTCTGGACCATCCGGTGACCGTCCGTTCCACGCCCGGCGCGGGGTCGGTCTTCACCATCGAGGTGCCGCTGGGCGAGAGCTTGAAGCCCGTGGAGCCGATGGCCGCGACGCTCCCGGCGTCGGCGAACGGGGACGAGCGGTTGGCCATGGTCATCGACGACGACGCCATCGTTCTGCTGGGCCTTCAGGCCATTCTGCGCGAATGGGGGTACGACGTGCTGATCGCCGGCTCGGGAGAGCAAGCAATGGACAAGCTGCGCTCGGTCAGCCGCAAGCCCGATATCATCATCGCCGACTACCGCCTGCGCGAAGGCAAGGTCGGCACCGACGCTATCCTCGACGTCCGCCAGCTGTTCGACGCCGACATTCCGGCGATCATCGTGACCGGGGAAACCGGCCCCGAGTGCCAGCGTGACGCCGTGCGCCACGGCTTCGGCCTGATGCACAAGCCGGTGACTCCGCACCAGCTCGCCGGGGCCATGGAGCGCTGTTTGCAACCGGCGGATTGA